One genomic window of Nicotiana sylvestris chromosome 10, ASM39365v2, whole genome shotgun sequence includes the following:
- the LOC104221211 gene encoding F-box/FBD/LRR-repeat protein At1g13570-like — translation MPIREAVRTSVLSKKWRFYYLTIPELVFDDQFCKELQDYAATQKKLRILSEYELELKYQFDEIVTKSLMLHPGRIETFKACIPSFNSTKGPNVNKWILYLSRKNIKKLNLEYPKKDIVRHKLPPYFFSCLDLTYLKLRNFDVSPPPPECKGFLYLDQLVLIGIYFANNCFESILSGCPVLQRLELHLCTGIRHVNISGCKLKRLRIKAYDKFESISLENAPNLTEVSVMLDRIVTDSDKVVIGLEANPNSDLVKFVDSCPRVELLCLNGKFLQVCTAIEVTYTCLYFPITKFKFFFTFTTDTIGRGEATAYQLTTLCRKITLCI, via the coding sequence ATGCCTATACGTGAAGCGGTAAGAACGAGTGTTCTTTCAAAGAAGTGGAGATTTTACTACTTAACCATTCCGGAGTTAGTTTTTGATGACCAGTTCTGCAAAGAACTTCAAGACTATGCCGCCACTCAGAAGAAATTGCGTATATTATCTGAATATGAACTCGAGCTCAAGTACCAATTTGACGAAATTGTTACCAAGTCTCTTATGCTTCATCCTGGTCGAATAGAGACATTTAAAGCGTGCATTCCTAGTTTCAATTCCACAAAGGGTCCTAATGTGAACAAATGGATTCTGTACTTGTCTCGGAAAAATATCAAGAAATTAAACTTAGAATATCCCAAGAAGGATATTGTACGTCATAAGTTACCTCCTTATTTCTTTTCTTGTCTGGATTTGACATACTTGAAGCTCCGTAATTTTGATGTCTCGCCTCCGCCACCAGAGTGTAAAGGCTTCCTATATCTTGACCAATTAGTGCTTATTGGTATTTACTTTGCGAACAACTGTTTTGAAAGTATTCTCTCCGGTTGCCCGGTTCTTCAGAGGCTAGAATTGCATTTGTGTACCGGTATTCGTCATGTTAATATCAGTGGTTGTAAACTCAAGAGGTTGCGCATAAAGGCCTATGATAAGTTTGAATCAATTTCCTTAGAAAACGCTCCTAACTTGACTGAAGTTTCTGTAATGCTGGACAGAATTGTAACAGACTCGGACAAAGTTGTAATAGGCTTGGAAGCCAATCCTAATTCTGATTTGGTTAAGTTTGTGGATAGCTGTCCTAGAGTCGAACTACTTTGTCTAAATGGAAAGTTTCTGCAGGTTTGTACTGCTATTGAAGTTACTTATACATGTCTCTATTTTCCTATTACTAAATTCAAGTTTTTCTTTACCTTCACAACTGACACTATAGGCAGGGGCGAAGCTACAGCCTATCAACTGACCACCCTTTGTCGAAAAATTACATTGTGTATATAG